The Mercenaria mercenaria strain notata unplaced genomic scaffold, MADL_Memer_1 contig_4631, whole genome shotgun sequence genome includes a window with the following:
- the LOC128554011 gene encoding uncharacterized protein LOC128554011, translating into MDLAFMLVAIWLITGTKFVASLSFTLSASRVKFRTTGTLRMTCDVTEIDAAVIYNIQIRRETDPGSNYTWETLAEIEAGLTEIPVLDKDIVNDKDFVVGGVIDKDTPINTYLTLDMNKEKLNYSDAGDYRCELTYKSNITGSVASVKRNASLSIVGDDNTDKTQSDAKESSEDVCKTTLIIVAAILGITNIVTIVYASYMTVEMRKAKAAGSGDNTHDRARQEVLPPSVTYAKDGRQGCSIQETDDLSP; encoded by the exons ATGGATTTAGCTTTTATGCTTGTCGCCATATGGCTGATTACTGGAACGAAGTTTG TTGCAAGCTTATCTTTTACTCTGTCAGCATCGCGAGTAAAATTCAGAACTACAGGAACTCTGAGAATGACATGTGATGTTACAGAAATAGATGCAGCTGTGATATACAACATTCAAATACGACGAGAAACAGACCCAGGATCTAACTACACATGGGAAACCCTCGCTGAAATTGAAGCAGGTTTAACGGAAATTCCAGTTTTGGATAAAGACATTGTTAATGACAAGGACTTTGTTGTTGGTGGTGTAATTGATAAAGATACTCCAATTAATACTTATTTAACATTAGATATGAATAAAGAGAAACTTAACTATAGTGACGCCGGAGACTACAGATGTGAGCTGACCTATAAAAGTAACATTACTGGTAGCGTTGCCTCTGTTAAAAGAAATGCCAGCCTTTCAATTGTTG GTGACGATAACACTGACAAAACGCAATCGG ATGCCAAGGAAAGCTCAGAAGATGTCTGCAAAACCACATTAATAATTGTTGCTGCTATTTTAGGAATTACAAATATCGTGACGATAGTTTATGCAAGTTACATGACAGTGGAGATGAGAAAAGCAAAAGCAGCAGGATCTGGTG ATAACACCCATGATCGTGCAAGACAGGAGGTATT ACCACCTTCAGTAACGTATGCCAAAGACGGCCGTCAAGGATGCTCTATTCAGGAAACTGATGATTTATCCCCATGA